TAATAACTCCGCACGAAAGGAGAGCTATTTCCTATGGAAGAAATTAGTTATGCCGAAGTTGATAAAGCTTTAAAAAAATTCCGTCCCTTCCTAGTCCGTGATGGCGGCGATTATGAACTTGTGGAAGTAACTCCAGACGGCACAGTGAAAATCAAGTTACTTGGCGCCTGCGAAACCTGTCCAAGTTCTGATATGACTTTAAAGATGGGAATTGAGCTAACTTTATCTGAAAAAATTATTGGATTCAAAGAAGTAGTACAAGTTTTTTAAGTAATCATTTATTAGCGGCCTACTACAACGGTCGCTATTTTTGTATGAACATGTTTAGAATTCCTATAAACGTCTATCATACAATATACATACAAGAAATAAGGAGGTAAAAAAATGGTAGAAAAACAAAGCGCCTTAGAGTCAAAAGCCCGTAGCTGGCTTATCGAACGTGGTGTAGAAATGGATGATATTGCAGAACTCGTTTTATTTTTACAACAAAAGTACCATCCTGGATTAGAACTCGAAATTTGCCGTCAAAATGTGGAGCACGTCCTTCGCAAACG
The nucleotide sequence above comes from Listeria ivanovii subsp. londoniensis. Encoded proteins:
- a CDS encoding NifU family protein; the encoded protein is MEEISYAEVDKALKKFRPFLVRDGGDYELVEVTPDGTVKIKLLGACETCPSSDMTLKMGIELTLSEKIIGFKEVVQVF